One genomic region from Yarrowia lipolytica chromosome 1C, complete sequence encodes:
- a CDS encoding uncharacterized protein (Compare to YALI0C23793g, similar to uniprot|P47026 Saccharomyces cerevisiae YJL091c GWT1 Related to human G protein-coupled receptor, similar to Saccharomyces cerevisiae GWT1 (YJL091C); ancestral locus Anc_1.275): MSSQKLLKEEHVSGLTGGSIGEIYVVTCVNLTAYVAWALLRKRYGDHSPWDVDFVIFDFLLNWLGLLLSVTIYSNQPLLLNALIIVPAGVWYIWGRRDRVKKRKELRPDFQQEKDKEVKRADKEMPFLSVYRGSMMVITCIAILAVDFNIFPRRFAKVETWGTSMMDLGVGSFVFSMGVVSKPRTDEPFGPQMKKSLKHAFPVLVLGFIRLISVKSLDYQEHVSEYGVHWNFFFTLGFLPPFVTLVGGLFKKTKIPLMGQSVIIALAYDVLLSVTSLKEYILTAPRVDIFSQNKEGIFSFIGYLAIFLAGQAVGTVILRTKLPEPTPANSKRTPHNLRYRQIIKYLTISSILFHVARLYYDGTIEINVSRRLVNMPYYLWVCAYNTFFLGCYAAIEVILVPIRASQPATPRVPLTLDAVNYNGLVIFLLANIGTGLINMSVNTLEASPAKTMVILVAYCAALSGISLVLYKKEIRLKL, encoded by the coding sequence atgtcttcgcagaagctgctcaaggaaGAACACGTGTCGGGTCTAACCGGCGGCTCGATTGGCGAGATCTACGTGGTAACATGCGTCAATCTCACTGCTTACGTTGCCTGGGCTCTGCTTCGAAAACGGTACGGAGACCATTCGCCCTGGGATGTTGATTTTGTCATCTTTGACTTCTTGCTCAACTGGCTGGGTCTGCTATTGAGTGTCACAATCTACTCCAACCagccgctgctgctcaatgCTCTGATTATTGTGCCAGCTGGTGTGTGGTACATTTGGGGTCGACGAGACCgggtgaagaagagaaaggAGCTGCGACCTGATTTCCAGCAGGaaaaggacaaggaggtgaagcGGGCAGACAAGGAAATGCCCTTTCTGTCCGTCTACAGAGGCTCTATGATGGTCATCACTTGCATTGCTATTCTTGCGGTCGACTTCAACATTTTCCCTAGACGGTTTGCCAAGGTGGAGACGTGGGGAACATCTATGATGGATCTGGGGGTGGGATCGTTTGTGTTCTCCATGGGAGTTGTCTCCAAGCCTCGAACTGACGAGCCCTTTGGACCTCAGATGAAGAAGTCTCTGAAACACGCGTTCCCCGTGCTGGTTCTGGGCTTTATCAGACTCATTTCAGTCAAGAGTCTGGACTACCAGGAACATGTCTCCGAGTACGGCGTGCATTGGAATTTCTTTTTCACTCTTGGATTCTTGCCCCCCTTTGTCACTCTGGTCGGAGGACtgttcaagaagaccaagatcCCTCTCATGGGTCAGTCTGTCATCATTGCATTGGCTTATGACGTGCTGCTCTCCGTGACATCGCTCAAGGAGTATATTTTGACTGCTCCCCGAGTGGATATCTTCTCCCAAAACAAGGAGGGCATCTTTTCCTTTATTGGCTATCTCGCCATTTTTCTGGCAGGTCAAGCCGTCGGTACTGTCATTTTGCGAACTAAGCTTCCTGAACCTACCCCTGCCAACTCAAAGAGAACCCCCCATAACCTGCGATACCGTCAAATCATCAAGTATCTGACGATATCGTCGATTCTGTTCCACGTGGCTCGTCTGTACTACGACGGAACCATTGAGATCAACGTATCTCGACGACTCGTCAACATGCCATACTACCTGTGGGTGTGTGCCTACAATACCTTCTTCCTGGGCTGCTACGCCGCCATAGAGGTCATTCTGGTGCCCATTCGAGCCTCTCAACCAGCCACTCCTCGAGTTCCTCTGACCCTGGACGCTGTCAACTATAACGGCCTGGTGATCTTCCTGTTGGCCAATATCGGTACGGGGCTTATTAACATGTCAGTGAATACCTTGGAGGCTTCTCCTGCCAAGACCATGGTCATTCTCGTTGCATACTGCGCTGCTCTTTCGGGTATTTCGTTGGTGCTCTACAAGAAAGAGATTCGGTTGAAGTTGTAG
- a CDS encoding uncharacterized protein (Compare to YALI0C23815g, weakly similar to uniprot|Q06563 Saccharomyces cerevisiae YLR251w Related to peroxisomal rat membrane protein PMP22, similar to Saccharomyces cerevisiae SYM1 (YLR251W); ancestral locus Anc_1.384), whose translation MNWYVRLLQKYPYRMAVTSTSSLFMIGDCVSQRYFSDKPYEPMRTARAGIYACAFAPAMTAWFRFLGQQQLPVIAKVAIDQAVFAPSSIGYYFSVMGLLEGKSPDTIWQSLKNQYWDTLKCGWMIWPAFQLFNFGIVPPNFRVLASNCCGLVWNTFLAYQNANKMEKGHVADLVIEEVKEEVKEVKQEVLAEVKVIKGFVKQ comes from the coding sequence ATGAACTGGTACGTCCGACTGCTGCAAAAGTACCCATACCGAATGGCGGTGACGTCCACCTCGTCTCTGTTCATGATCGGAGATTGTGTGTCTCAGCGATACTTTTCCGATAAGCCCTATGAGCCCATGCGCACTGCTCGAGCTGGTATTTACGCGTGTGCGTTTGCGCCTGCCATGACTGCGTGGTTTCGCTTTCTGGGCCAGCAACAGCTACCGGTGATTGCCAAGGTCGCTATTGATCAGGCTGTTTTTGCACCATCTTCTATCGGGTACTACTTTTCGGTCATGGGTCTTCTGGAGGGCAAGAGCCCCGACACCATCTGGCAGTCGCTCAAAAACCAGTACTGGGACACTCTCAAGTGCGGTTGGATGATCTGGCCGGccttccagctcttcaacTTTGGTATTGTTCCTCCTAACTTCCGGGTGCTGGCCTCCAACTGCTGTGGACTGGTGTGGAACACGTTTCTGGCGTACCAGAACGCCaacaagatggagaagggtcacgtggccgATTTAGTGATTGaagaggtcaaggaggaggtcaaggaggtgaagcAGGAGGTGTTGGCTGAGGTCAAGGTCATTAAGGGCTTTGTGAAGCAGTAA
- a CDS encoding uncharacterized protein (Compare to YALI0C23837g, no similarity), which yields MRATTTTNNSTDTTSSENSPPPAVSSDYYGDTSSDEENNTDQPPCINYGKGNAYQYRRDLKFSIWSELGSEAWDLKVLGSLVKMGLGAELDDSLKRLLWGEHPYKEIKGNNWVGRATHKGKINQFIALILFNSGTLNKAMYQGRFVLCNTTLVVTDDESADEWMRQLKDRAPDICTLKLPNPKHAKHRIDLFHVVVTTYSHMNETSKDNSQLWNCKFRRVIFDNHSDSREFKKFLDSHSVYSDRQWCLLHTT from the coding sequence atgCGCGctacaaccaccaccaacaataGCACTGATACCACATCGAGTGAGAACAGTCCACCTCCTGCTGTCTCATCTGACTATTACGGAGACACGTCGTCTGACGAAGAAAACAACACCGACCAACCTCCCTGCATTAACTACGGGAAAGGAAATGCATACCAATATCGCAGAGATCTCAAGTTCAGCATCTGGAGCGAGTTAGGCAGTGAGGCCTGGGACCTGAAAGTGCTTGGGAgcttggtgaagatgggCCTGGGGGCTGAACTGGATGATTCCTTGAAACGGCTTCTATGGGGTGAACACCCATACAAAGAGATTAAGGGAAACAACTGGGTGGGCCGAGCCACTCACAAGGGCAAGATAAACCAGTTTATTGCTCTCATTCTGTTCAACAGCGGTACCCTTAATAAAGCCATGTACCAGGGCCGATTTGTGCTCTGTAACACAACTCTTGTTGTTACTGACGACGAGTCAGCAGATGAATGGATGAGACAGCTCAAAGATAGAGCTCCTGATATCTGTACTCTTAAATTACCCAATCCGAAGCACGCTAAACACCGCATTGATCTCTTCCATGTCGTTGTCACTACTTATTCGCACATGAACGAAACTAGCAAAGACAACAGTCAGCTGTGGAACTGCAAGTTCCGTCGTGTCATTTTCGACAACCACAGTGATAGTAGGGAGTTCAAGAAGTTTTTGGATTCTCATTCTGTCTACTCTGACCGTCAATggtgtcttctccacacgACATGA
- a CDS encoding uncharacterized protein (Compare to YALI0C23859g, uniprot|O74938 Yarrowia lipolytica POX5 Acyl-CoA oxidase 5 (EC 1.3.3.6), peroxisomal), which produces MNNNPTNVILGGKEYDTFTEPPAQMELERAKTQFKVRDVTNFLTGSEQETLLTERIMREIERDPVLNVAGDYDADLPTKRRQAVERIGALARYLPKDSEKEAILRGQLHGIVDMGTRTRIAVHYGLFMGAIRGSGTKEQYDYWVAKGAATLHKFYGCFAMTELGHGSNVAGLETTATLDKDTDEFIINTPNSGATKWWIGGAAHSATHTACLARLIVDGKDYGVKIFIVQLRDLNSHSLLNGIAIGDIGKKMGRDAIDNGWIQFTDVRIPRQNMLMRYDRVSRDGEVTTSELAQLTYGALLSGRVTMIAESHLLSARFLTIALRYACIRRQFGAVPDKPETKLIDYPYHQRRLLPLLAYTYAMKMGADEAQQQYNSSFGALLKLNPVKDAEKFAVATADLKALFASSAGMKAFTTWAAAKIIDECRQACGGHGYSGYNGFGQAYADWVVQCTWEGDNNVLCLSMGRSLIQSCIAMRKKKGHVGKSVEYLQRRDELQNARVDNKPLTDPAVLITAWEKVACEAINRATDSFIKLTQEGLSPDQAFEELSQQRFECARIHTRKHLITSFYARISKAKARVKPHLTVLANLFAVWSIEEDSGLFLREGCFEPAEMDEITALVDELCCEAREQVIGFTDAFNLSDFFINAPIGRFDGDAYKHYMDEVKAANNPRNTHAPYYETKLRPFLFRPDEDEEICDLDE; this is translated from the coding sequence ATGAACAACAACCCCACCAACGTGATCCTTGGAGGCAAGGAGTACGACACCTTCACCGAGCCTCCGGCCCagatggagctggagcgaGCCAAGACACAATTCAAGGTCCGAGACGTGACCAACTTCCTCACAGGCAGCGAGCAGGAGACACTGCTGACCGAGCGAATCATGCGGGAGATTGAGCGAGATCCCGTTCTCAACGTCGCCGGCGACTACGACGCCGATCTTCCCACCAAGCGACGACAAGCTGTTGAGCGAATCGGGGCTCTGGCCCGATACCTGCCCAAGGATtccgagaaggaggccattTTGCGAGGCCAGCTGCATGGTATTGTGGACATGGGTACCCGAACCCGAATCGCCGTTCACTACGGTCTGTTTATGGGCGCCATTCGTGGCTCAGGAACCAAGGAGCAGTACGATTACTGGGTCGCCAAGGGCGCCGCTACTCTGCACAAATTCTATGGCTGCTTTGCCATGACTGAGCTGGGTCACGGATCTAACGTGGCCGGTCTCGAGACCACCGCCACCCTTGATAAGGACACCGACGAgttcatcatcaacacccCCAACTCGGGAGCCACAAAGTGGTGgattggaggagctgcccACTCTGCTACCCACACGGCTTGTCTTGCCCGACTCATTGTTGATGGCAAGGACTATGGTGTTAAGATCTTCATTGTTCAGCTGCGAGACCTCAACTCCCACTCTCTACTCAACGGTATTGCCATTGGAGATATCGGCAAGAAGATGGGCCGAGATGCCATTGATAATGGTTGGATCCAGTTCACAGACGTCCGAATTCCCCGACAGAACATGCTCATGCGATACGACCGGGTGTCTCGAGACGGCGAGGTTACCACCTCCGAGCTTGCCCAGCTCACCTACGGAGCACTTCTGTCTGGCCGAGTGACCATGATTGCCGAGTCTCACCTCCTGTCTGCTCGGTTCCTCACCATTGCTCTTCGGTACGCCTGTATCCGTCGACAGTTCGGAGCTGTGCCTGACAAGCCCGAGACTAAGCTCATCGACTACCCCTACCACCAACGACGTctgctgcctcttctgGCCTACACCTACGCCATGAAGATGGGCGCCGACgaggcccagcagcagtacaaCTCCTCCTTTGGCGCTcttctcaagctcaaccCCGTCAAGGACGCTGAGAAGTTTGCTGTCGCCACTGCCGACCTCAAGGCTCTGTttgcctcttctgccgGAATGAAGGCCTTCACCACCTGGGCTGCCGCCAAGATCATTGACGAGTGCCGACAGGCCTGTGGTGGCCATGGCTACTCCGGCTACAACGGTTTCGGTCAGGCTTACGCCGACTGGGTCGTCCAATGCACTTGGGAGGGTGACAACAACGTGCTGTGTCTGTCCATGGGTCGATCGCTCATCCAGTCGTGCATTGCCatgagaaagaagaagggccaTGTCGGCAAGTCGGTCGAGTACCTGCAGCGACGAGACGAGCTGCAGAATGCCCGAGTTGACAACAAGCCTCTCACTGACCCTGCTGTGCTCATCACTGCATGGGAGAAGGTTGCCTGCGAGGCCATCAACAGAGCCACTGACTCCTTCATCAAGCTCACCCAGGAGGGTCTGTCTCCTGACCAGGCCTTTGAGGAGCTGTCTCAACAGAGATTTGAGTGTGCGCGAATCCACACCCGAAAGCATCTGATCACCTCGTTCTACGCTCGAAtctccaaggccaaggcccGAGTCAAGCCCCACCTTACTGTTCTTGCCAACCTCTTTGCCGTCTGGTCCATCGAGGAGGACTCTGGTCTCTTCCTTCGGGAGGGCTGCTTCGAGCCTGCCGAGATGGACGAGATCACCGCTCTGGTCGACGAGCTGTGCTGCGAGGCTCGAGAGCAGGTCATTGGATTCACCGACGCCTTCAACCTGTCCGACTTCTTCATTAACGCCCCCATTGGCCGATTCGACGGAGACGCCTACAAGCACTACATGGACGAGGTCAAGGCTGCCAACAACCCTCGTAACACCCATGCTCCTTACTACGAGACCAAGCTGCGACCCTTCCTGTTCCGACCcgatgaggacgaggagatttGCGACCTGGACGAGTAG
- a CDS encoding uncharacterized protein (Compare to YALI0C23881g, no similarity) codes for MSRLPTELSVQIFARLDTQSLINVSETCSAFRQAILEHQLFKAAATSICPWLTEPIKETWEATARYLVTKPQSYTEINSYDTNEILAAFPSVQFKADLDIAFEHEEAVDPDGEVMFETQRSQLDSAMFRVSPEGDGSIYMSPSMSSDVTEPQVTRVNCQTLRAEKVMDGYLLGDPEVVEGGLKTYTGQKFDVPEGDISHQTVVGGKLFALLRRQGQVFLLRGDRLLRLPFAGRKLVDIRLHIVHGHAFFTTTSLMSLRPQATKLFVVGRDSDTVHPLFDCHPYDIPHNFAVHGEYLYLCKDMKLFQLYCNAEEGKTYLCRIINNPVHYAASKTYSFGKYLLIKSFAGSQVLFDLESDSMSHIIHDRDVNCIMLYEDELVCFCFSKSMLLRLGGTNGTT; via the coding sequence ATGTCTCGTCTTCCAACCGAACTCAGTGTGCAAATATTCGCTCGGCTGGATACACAGTCACTCATCAACGTCAGTGAAACATGCTCGGCCTTCCGACAAGCCATTTTGGAACACCAGCTTTTCAAGGCAGCAGCCACCAGCATATGTCCCTGGCTCACAGAGCCCATTAAAGAGACCTGGGAGGCCACAGCACGGTACTTAGTGACAAAACCGCAGTCATATACGGAAATCAATAGCTACGACACCAACGAGATTCTCGCAGCGTTTCCCTCGGTACAATTCAAGGCCGATCTCGACATTGCGTTTGAACACGAAGAGGCGGTTGATCCAGACGGAGAGGTCATGTTTGAGACCCAACGGTCGCAATTGGATAGCGCCATGTTTCGGGTGTCACCAGAAGGGGATGGAAGCATTTACATGTCGCCTTCTATGAGCAGTGATGTGACTGAACCGCAGGTAACAAGAGTGAATTGCCAGACTTTGAGAGCTGAAAAGGTCATGGACGGATACTTGCTAGGTGATCCCGAGGTAGTTGAAGGAGGGCTGAAAACCTACACAGGTCAGAAATTTGATGTTCCGGAAGGAGACATTTCTCACCAGACGGTGGTGGGCGGCAAATTGTTTGCCCTATTGAGACGTCAAGGACAGGTCTTCTTACTGAGAGGTGACAGACTTCTGAGACTACCTTTCGCCGGTCGCAAGTTAGTAGACATCAGATTGCACATCGTCCATGGACACGCCTTCTTCACAACCACCAGTCTCATGTCGCTAAGACCGCAGGCCACAAAGCTATTTGTGGTGGGTCGAGACTCCGACACTGTGCATCCTCTATTTGACTGCCACCCTTACGACATTCCACACAATTTTGCTGTGCATGGTGAGTATCTTTATCTGTGCAAGGACATGAAGCTCTTCCAGCTATACTGCAATGCTGAAGAGGGAAAAACATATCTGTGTCgcatcatcaacaacccCGTGCATTACGCTGCGTCCAAGACATATAGCTTTGGAAAGTACCTGTTGATCAAGAGCTTTGCGGGGTCTCAGGTTCTATTCGATTTGGAGAGCGACTCCATGTCACATATCATCCACGACCGTGACGTCAATTGCATCATGCTCTACGAGGACGAACtcgtttgtttttgtttctcGAAGAGCATGCTTCTTCGCCTAGGAGGCACTAATGGAACTACATAG